From the Pseudomonadota bacterium genome, the window AAACCAAGTACCCTTGTTCCATCAGTTACAATCCCTACCATATTAGCCTTATTCGTATGTTCAAAAACCTTTTCTGGATTTTTCTGAATATCCCTACATGGTTCCGCAACCCCTGGTGTATACCATATAGCGAAATCATTAACATCCCTGATAACACATTTTGGTACTATCTCTATCTTTCCCTTGTAGTAGGGATGCATTTTCATGGCATCCTGAGCAGGTTTTTTTGCCTTTTCAATAAGCTCCTCTTTTGTTACCTTGGATTCTTTCATATCTCCTCCTCAATAAATTTTTCAAACATATCTAACATGTTATAAAAAATCAAAAATAAAAACAAATGAAAATTGAGAAATCGTTAGCATTACAAACCACTTTCTCATTCGAAACCATTTATAAAACTTATATAGCCCCCAAATGAATAAAACAACCCCGGTACCCAGCCAGATAATTGCATATATTATTATAA encodes:
- a CDS encoding malate dehydrogenase, which codes for MKESKVTKEELIEKAKKPAQDAMKMHPYYKGKIEIVPKCVIRDVNDFAIWYTPGVAEPCRDIQKNPEKVFEHTNKANMVGIVTDGTRVLG